DNA from Krasilnikovia cinnamomea:
CGTCCAGCGTGACTGGCCGTGCCAGCAACAGATCAAGCTCGGCGTCGCCGTAGTCGCGTTTCGGCAGGGCCAGCCCGGCGCGGCCCACCGCGTGCACCGCACCACCGGCCGGCGCCACGGGCACGAGCACCACGACATCGTCGGCGCCGAGCACCTCACGGGCCTGTTCGCAGTAGCGCTGCCAGGTGTAGTGCGCCGGCTCGTCGACCGGGGCGTCGAGCAGCCGGCGCATCGCCGCGTACGCCGCATTCTGCGACCACAAGCGGCGCAGCCACCGCGGCGGCACGAACGCCAGCAGATACATCAGCGCCGAAACCAGCGCGACCGCCCTGGCCACCTCGGCTACCGCAGGCCCGGCGCCGGCGATCATCAGCGCCACGCCGAACAGGCCGGTGCCGGCCGCCGCACACCACAGCCGGATCCGCGCGGCCCCACCACGGCGGCGCGCCTGCGCGCCGAGCAGCACCGCCGCGGCCGCCTCGACGGCGAAGAACGCGCCCACCACCAGCCAGACCAACATCCGGGGCAGCGGCGGGGGCAGCACCACCACGGGCACCGCGCTGAGCAGCCACACCGCCAGCGCCGCCCCCACACCCCAGGCCGGCACCGGCCGCAGCCGGCTGACCAGCCGCAGCGCGAAGAACGGCTGGCCCAGCAGGGCAACGGAGAACAGCACGGTCAGGGTGCGCGGCGGGGTCAGACCGGCCAGCCGCAGCGCGCTGAGCACGAACAGCATCGCCACCGCGGCGAAGACGAGCATCACGTCCCGCAGCAACGGATCACGGCGACGCAGGTACTCCCACCCCACCCGCAACAAGACCACCATGAACAGCGAGGTGATCGCCAGGATCGCCATAAAAGCCCCCGTTTGGCACATAGCAGACAAGACCGGCAAGCCGGATCTGCCAAGACTAGTTCGTTCCGCGAGGCTGTTCCGAAACATGCGTACGGCAACGAATTTCGGTACGATCGCCAGGTGACCGCCGCACCGCACCCACCGGCCGGGCTCGACCTCGGCTACGCCCGCGTCTCCACCACCAAGCAGAGCCTCGAACGGCAACTCGACGCGCTGAGGACCGTGGGCATCCCGGACGAGCGGATCTTCACCGACAAGCGCACCGGCGCCACCGTCGACCGCGACGGCCTGACCGCCCTGCTGCGCTACGCCCACCCCGGCGACACCATCGTCGTGCACACCCTCGACCGGCTCGGCCGCAACCTGCGCGAGGTCCTCAACCTCGTACACGACCTCGCCGAACGCCGCATCGGCGTGCGATCCTTAGCCGACCCACTGCCGATCAACACCGCCGACGACGGCACCGGCCGCATCGCCTTCCTGCTGCTGGCGCTGTTCGCCGAGATGGAACGCACCTTCACCGCCGAACGCGCCGCCTACGCCCGCGCCGTCGCCGCAGCCGCCGGCCGCCACGTCGGCCGACCCGTCGCCCACCCCGCCGACCGAATCGAATACGCCCGACTCCTCAAGGCCGAAGGCGCCAGCCTCAGCGCCATCGCCGCCAAGACCGGCATCCCGAAGACCTCGCTGCACCGCTACCTCAACAGCGCCGAACCGGAACGCTTACCAGCACCGTAGCTAGATCAACTGCTTAGCGTCGTTTTCTCGCTGGAAGCTACGGGTGGGCCATGTAGGCGACAGCGCGCCGCAGCGTGCCCGGATGGGCGTCGCGGGCATCCAGCGCCGTCGGCTGGACGAGACCCGTGTTCGGGAACGTGTTCAGGACGGTCGCGGCCGGTAGCTGCGACGCCGACGCGACCACCAGCGGCGACTCCCGCACGAGCGGGCTGGACAGCGCTCGGAAGCACCAGAACCGACAGCACCGACCCGGGCCCTTGAGTGAGCGCGTCAACCCTGACGAAGGTCGTACGGCCGGGCTGTCGTAAGGCCCGGGGCGTCGGCTCGGGCGATGACTACCTTCGCTCGCCATGGCAACGGTTCGGCGGGTGGCAGCGTCAGTGTTCGTGCTGTTCGTGGGCGCGACGGGGGTGGCGCTGCTGGCGCCGGGCGGGTTGGGCGAGGCTCAGCCGCAGGTGGTGACGAAGGGCGCGTCAGCCGAGTTGTACCGCACGGCGGTGGCGTCGGCCGCTCAAGCGCCGGGATGGCTGGAAGTCGCGGGCAGGCACGGCGCCGTCGCAGGTCTGGCCGGCCTGGCGTTGATGCTGGCGTGCACGGGATGGACCGGTTGGCGCCGGCGCGGCCCCGCAGCCGCCGGCACGGTGCTGGTCGGCGTGGCGGCCGTGGTGGCGTATGTGGGCAGCGAGGCGGTGAAGCTGGTCGTGGATGAGCAGCGCCCGTGCCGGGTCTGGGGTCCGCTGTCCACGTGGGACGCCTGCCCACCGGTGGGTGACTGGTCGTTTCCCAGCAACCACGCCACCGTCGCCGGAGCCTTCGCGGCCGGCCTGGTCGTTCTCGCCCCACGGTGGGCCGGGCTGACGGCGCCGCTGGCGGTGCTGGTCGCGGGCGGCCGGGTCGTCACCGGAGTGCACTATCCCCACGACGTCCTGGCCGGACTGCTGTGGGGGGCGAGCGTCACCACCGCGGCCCTGGTTGCCGGCGCGCCGGCCGCGCACGGACTGCTCACCGCGGTGCGTCACCGTCTGGTGAGGTCGGCAGGTGAGTTCCGGCCTGGTGAGCGATGACCGCGGCGGCGGCCCGGTTGGGGGCGCCCAGACCGGCGAGGATGGCGCTGACGTGGGCCTTGACCGTGCCTTCGACCAGACCCAGCCGGCGGGCGATCTGCCGGTTCGACAGGCCACCGCCGAGCAGTGCCAGAACCTGCCGCTCACGGTCGGTCAGCGCGGCCACCCGCTGCCGGGCCACCCGCTGATCTTCGCCGGCCCGAGTGGACGCGAGGTGGGCGACGACCCGGGCCGCGACCCGCGGCGACAGGTACGCGGCCTGTTCGGCCACGGCCTTGACCGCGGCGATGAGTTCCTCGGGCGGTCCGGACTTGAGTACGAAGCCGCTCGCCCCGCCGCTGAGCGCCCGCAGAATGTAGTCGTCCTCGCCGAAGGTGGTCAGCATCAGTACGCCCGTGCCCGGCATGGTGCGGCGGATCTCGGCTGCGGCGCACAGCCCGTCGGTGCCGGGCATGCGAATGTCGAGAACAGCGACCTGCGGCCGGTGTCGTTGCACGAGATCGATGGCCTGCCGTCCGTCGTCGGCTTCCGCCACGATCTCGATGTCCGCATCGCTCGCCAGCACGGCACGCACGCCGGCACGCACGAGAGGTTCGTCATCGGCCACCACGGCCCGGATCACGGTCACGAGCGAAGGGTATCGAGGGTGACCAGCACACCCTCGCGGAAGCACAGCCGGTACGCGTCACCGGATCGGTCGTCGAAGGGGTCACTGGTCATCGCGTAGTACTCGCACACCACGCCCGGCGCGGCGGCGATACCGCGCGGATGCGGCGCCTGCCGCCGCGGCAGCAACGGCGCGACCTGGGTGCGCCGCTGGCCGATCTGCAGGGACGCGTACGCGTCGGCCGTGAGCACCGCACGGTTGACCACCTGGTGGCGCCACAGTCCGACAGCGGCGACGAGCGCGGCGTAGGCGAGCGTGGGCACCAGGAACACAGCGACGGCCGTGCGGCTGACGCGTCGCCGGTGCCGGCGCCGCACAGCGGTGGCGGTTGGCGGCGCGGCGACCTCGACGGCGGCCGCGTGGGGTATCCGCGCGACGACCTCCCACCGGTCGGCGCGGCGCCCGGCCTCGAAGGTGCCACCGGCCAGCCGGACCCGTTCCCGCAGACCCGGCAGGCCCGACCCGTGCGACGCGCCGGCCGCGGGGGCGCCGGGCACCAGGGCGTTGACCACGCGCAGCACGCTCTGCGTGGGCTCGCTGGTGACCACGACCTCGACGGCGCTGCCCGGGGCATGCCTGGTCGCGTTGGTCAGCGCCTCCTGCACCACCCGGTACACCGCGTGGTCGTGCATGGCGCTGGCGGTGGGCGACGGGGTACCGGACTGGGTCAGCCGGACGGTCACGCCGGCCGCCGCGGCCCGCTGGACGAGATCGGACGGTCCCGCCCCGACCGGTCGCCCCTGCTGGCCGCCGGCGTCGTCGCGCAACACGCCGACGATCTCCCCAAGACGATCGACGGCGTCGGCCAGTCCCGCGCGGACCTGCTCCGCGGCGTCCCGGTGGGTTTCCGCGAGATCAGGGGACACCTTCAGCGCACCCGCTCGCAAGGCGATCAGGCTCAGCTCGTGGCCCAGCGAGTCGTGCATGTCCTGGGCGATGCGGGCGCGTTCGCGCAGCCGCACCTGCTCGGCGGTCAGCCGCTGTTCCCGCTCAAGCTGTTCTGCCCGGCTCCACCCCGCGCGCACGAGTTCCGCGCCTTGGCGCCAGACCACTCCCACCAGCCAGGGCAGCAGGCCCGCACCGACCCACACCGCGATGAGCGTGCCGGCCTGTGCCAGCAGCGCGGGCACGACCACGAGGATCGCCACACCCACCGCGATCGTCGCGGCGAAGACCGCCACGGCCGGCCACACCCGCCGGACGACGCGACCGGCCAGCAACGACGACACGGCAGCCGGAAGTGCCCACCGCACGTCGGCGATGGTGGCCGGCAAGCACGTCGCCGACACCGCCAGCACCGACGCGCCTGCCCAGCGGCGCGACGCCGACCCGCTCCAGGGCGGACCTCCCGGCCACGTCATCACCGAACCGACGATACGGCCCCCGCCACATCCGGCGGCTCGCTGCGGTCCCCGGGCCGCGGGAGGCCGCCGACGGGCTGCGCGAGTGCGCCGACGAACTGCTCGCCGCGCTGGACACGGGCCCGGACTGTCGCGCCGCCCGCGCCACACCCTGGTACGGCACCGGCGTCACCCGCACCGTCGCCACCCTCGCCGCGCTCAGCGTCACCGAGAGCGTGGTGCACGGGTACGACCTCGCGAAAGCGTTGCGGACACGGCCGTGGCTGGACGAGGGGACGGCCGCGGCGACCGTGCTGAGCGAGATGCCGGCGCGCTCGCCTTCGGTCGCCGGCCGTGGCTCGGCCTGCGGTGCCACACGCTGTTCCGCCTTCGGTGAGGCCCGGGTAGCGGTTAGGGGTCGCCCCACGGGAGGTGTACCCGTGCGTGGGACACATCGGAATCGGCGGCGCATGTCGCCCGAATAGACCAGAATGGACGGTGCTGTCACCATCGAAGGAGGCCCCGTGCTGCGACATGCGTTCGTCGTCCTGATCGCCGCCACCGCTCTGACCACCCCGGCCGCCGCCACCGCGGCGGGCCCGGGCACCGACCAGTTCGCCCCGTTGCTGCAGCAACAGCTCGACGCGGTGCATGCCGCGGGCATGCCCGGCGCCTTCGCCGAAGTCCGCGACGGCCGGCGCACCTGGACCCCGACCACCGGCGTCATCGACATCGCCACCGGCGAACCGGTCCGCGACGGCCTGCGGCACCGCATCGGCAGCATCAGCAAGACCTTCCTCGCCGTCACCGTGCTGCAACTGGCCGGCGAGCACCGCATCGGCCTGGACACACCGATCGGCGGCTACCTGCCGAAACTGGTGCCGGCCACGGTCGGCCGGCAGGTCACCGTACGGATGCTACTCAACCACACCAGCGGGATCGCCGACTACGACACCGAACTGGCCGCCACCGCGCAGGACCTCGTCAAGCTGGGCCGCACCACGTACCGCCCGGAGCAGCTGGCCCGCATCGGGCTGAACGCGGCGCCCACCAACGCCCCGGGCGCCGCGTTCTCATACTCCAACACCAACTACGTGCTGGCCGGGCTGATCGTCGAACGGGTCGCCGGGCACAGCTACCGGGCCGAGATCAGCCGCCGCGTCCTGCGGCCGCTGGGGCTGCGCGACACGTACTTCGAGGGCGCCAACCCGCTGATCCGCGGGCCGCACATGCACGCGTACGTGCCGTGGACGTACGGGAAACTGCGCGACTTCACGCGCTACAACATGAGCTGGGCCTGGGGCGCCGGTGAGATCGTGTCCACCGCCCGCGACGTGAACACGTTCTTCCGCGCCCTGTTCACCGGCAAGGTGCTGACCGCCGGGCTGCTGGCCCAGATGCGCACGACCGTGGCGCCGGACCCGGGCCACCCCGACGCGGGCGGGTACGGGCTCGGCGTCTTCTCGATGCGGCTGCCCTGCGGCCTGTTCTGGGGACACGACGGCGGCACTATCGGCCACCAGACCCTCACCCTGCACAGCCCGGACGGTCGGCGCCAGCTGACGTACGCCCACAGCATGGCCTTCTACCAGAGCTCACCGACCGTGCAGCACCCGATCGACGCGGCCATCGCCCAGTTCGTGGTCACCGCGCTGTGCGGCCCGCAGCCGGCCACCCTGGCCAAGGAGTCTGGTGCCGTCCTGCGCACCGTCGACCTCGCCCGGCCGGCGCCCCGGCGCTGACCGCACGGCGGTCCCGGGCCTGGGAAGCCGACCGCTTCCCAGGCCCGGTCGCGGCGGGCCGGGCGGCGCTCAGGCCCGCTGCCCGGCCCGGCGGTACGCCAGCAGGCCGGCGACCAGCCCGGCCAGGCCCAGGCCCAGCCCGGCGAGCCCGAGCCAGTTGGTGCCGTCCGCCTCGCCGTCGTGGCCGCTGGTGGCGGCGGCGGGCGCGGCGGCAGCGGCGGCGTGCGGGTCGCCGTTCCCGGCGGCGAGCTTGAGTACGGGCGCGGGGTGCTCGGGCTCCTCCTGGCCGGCGGCCGGAACGTCGATCCAGCGCACGATGTCGCCGTCCGAGTACGTCTGCAGGGACTTGAACACGATCTGGTTGGTTGCGGGCAGCGGGCCGAGGGACACCTCGAACTCCTGGAACTGGCCGGGCTTTATCTGGCTGTTCGCGTCCGCCGCCGTCCAGGTGATCTTCGTGACGGCCTCGGTGATCTCGGTGTCGTGCTTCTTGATCGGGGTGGCGAGCTTCGACTTCACCGTGGTGGCCGACCAGCCGGGCAGCGGCTTGAGCGACACCGACGCGATCGGGGTGTCGGCGGGCAGGTTGATCTCGACGGCGGTGGTGTTCGCGGTGTCCTTCTCGTTGGGCACCCGGAACGCGACCTTGGTGTAGCCGCCCTGGGTGGCACTGTTCGGGTTCACGGTGACGTGGGCGGACGCCGGCCCGGCCAGGGCGAGGGTGGTGACGGCGGCGACGCCCGCGACAACGGTCGCGCGGGCCAGGACGGTACGCAGCATCAGCGTGCCTTTCAGCGAGGGGACAACCGGGGGGTAGTCGCGGCCCGGTGGCCGAAAGTTCCCGCGACATTGCCTCGGTTTCGCGGGAACCGGGCGGCGGGGGCCGCACGACTACCGACCTGAGCCGGCGCGGAACCCACCCGCGCCGACCCCGCCCCTGTCCCCGGCGCCGTGCGCGCGCCGCTGAAGCGAGGACCTTGCCGAATGACCCTCACCCCGGACGTCGTCGACCCCGCCCCCGCCGCGCCACCGGGCCGGACCGCGAACGCCGCGCGCCTGTCGCCGTTCGGGGCGCTGCTGCTACGGCTGCACTTCTACGCCGGGATCCTCGTCGCCCCGTTCCTCGCGGTCGCCGCCGTCACCGGCCTGCTCTACACGGTCACCCCGCAGCTGGACGCGCTGCTGTACGGCGACAAACTCACCGTGGCCAGCACCAGCGGGGCCGTGCTGCCGCTGGCGCGGCAGATCGACAAGGCGCGCCAGGCGCATCCGGACGGCACCCTGGCGTCGGTGCAGCCGGGCACCGGTGAGCAGACCACGAAGGTGGTGTTCGCGCTGCCGGAGCTGGGCGACAAGCAGCACACCGTGTACGTGGACCCGTACACCGGCGACGTCCGGGGCACGCTGACCACCTGGTGGGGGTCGACGCCGGTGACGACATGGCTGGACGACCTGCACCGCAACCTGCACCTGGGCGACCTCGGGCGCCACTACTCCGAGTTCGCCGCCAGCTGGCTGTGGGTCCTCGCCGTGGGCGGGCTGGTGCTGTGGTGGCGGCGCCGCCGCAACCTGCGCCGGATGTTCACCCCGGAGCTGTCGGCCAACAAGGGGGTCCGCCGCACCCGCGGCTGGCATGCCGCCACCGGCGCGTGGATCACCGTCGGCCTGCTGATCCTGTCCGCCACCGGCCTGACCTGGTCCCGGTACGCGGGCGGCACCTTCGAGTCCGCCCTGGACGCTCTCGACGCGCACCGGCCGCAACTGGCCACCACGGCCCCGGACGGCGGACACCACGGCGACGGCGGCGGCGCCGCGCCGCTCGACCCGGCCCAGGTCGACACCGTCCTGGCGGCGGCCCGGCGCGGCGGCCTGGACGGCCCGGTGGAGATCACCCCGCCGGAGCAGCCCGGATCCGCCTGGACCGTCGCGGGCGTCGACAACACCTGGCCGGTCGGGCTGGACCGGGTCGCCGTGGACCCGGCCACCTCCCAGGTGGTGGCGCGCAGCGACTTCGCCGACTGGCCGCTGCTGGCGCAGCTGAGCAAGCTCGGCGTGCAGGCGCACATGGGCGTGCTGTTCGGCGTCGTCAACCAGATCCTGCTGGCCGCCCTCGCGGCCGGGCTGCTCTGCGTGATCCTGTGGG
Protein-coding regions in this window:
- a CDS encoding recombinase family protein, whose translation is MTAAPHPPAGLDLGYARVSTTKQSLERQLDALRTVGIPDERIFTDKRTGATVDRDGLTALLRYAHPGDTIVVHTLDRLGRNLREVLNLVHDLAERRIGVRSLADPLPINTADDGTGRIAFLLLALFAEMERTFTAERAAYARAVAAAAGRHVGRPVAHPADRIEYARLLKAEGASLSAIAAKTGIPKTSLHRYLNSAEPERLPAP
- a CDS encoding phosphatase PAP2 family protein — its product is MAASVFVLFVGATGVALLAPGGLGEAQPQVVTKGASAELYRTAVASAAQAPGWLEVAGRHGAVAGLAGLALMLACTGWTGWRRRGPAAAGTVLVGVAAVVAYVGSEAVKLVVDEQRPCRVWGPLSTWDACPPVGDWSFPSNHATVAGAFAAGLVVLAPRWAGLTAPLAVLVAGGRVVTGVHYPHDVLAGLLWGASVTTAALVAGAPAAHGLLTAVRHRLVRSAGEFRPGER
- a CDS encoding response regulator transcription factor, translating into MIRAVVADDEPLVRAGVRAVLASDADIEIVAEADDGRQAIDLVQRHRPQVAVLDIRMPGTDGLCAAAEIRRTMPGTGVLMLTTFGEDDYILRALSGGASGFVLKSGPPEELIAAVKAVAEQAAYLSPRVAARVVAHLASTRAGEDQRVARQRVAALTDRERQVLALLGGGLSNRQIARRLGLVEGTVKAHVSAILAGLGAPNRAAAAVIAHQAGTHLPTSPDGDAPR
- a CDS encoding sensor histidine kinase; its protein translation is MRWALPAAVSSLLAGRVVRRVWPAVAVFAATIAVGVAILVVVPALLAQAGTLIAVWVGAGLLPWLVGVVWRQGAELVRAGWSRAEQLEREQRLTAEQVRLRERARIAQDMHDSLGHELSLIALRAGALKVSPDLAETHRDAAEQVRAGLADAVDRLGEIVGVLRDDAGGQQGRPVGAGPSDLVQRAAAAGVTVRLTQSGTPSPTASAMHDHAVYRVVQEALTNATRHAPGSAVEVVVTSEPTQSVLRVVNALVPGAPAAGASHGSGLPGLRERVRLAGGTFEAGRRADRWEVVARIPHAAAVEVAAPPTATAVRRRHRRRVSRTAVAVFLVPTLAYAALVAAVGLWRHQVVNRAVLTADAYASLQIGQRRTQVAPLLPRRQAPHPRGIAAAPGVVCEYYAMTSDPFDDRSGDAYRLCFREGVLVTLDTLRS
- a CDS encoding serine hydrolase domain-containing protein; this encodes MLRHAFVVLIAATALTTPAAATAAGPGTDQFAPLLQQQLDAVHAAGMPGAFAEVRDGRRTWTPTTGVIDIATGEPVRDGLRHRIGSISKTFLAVTVLQLAGEHRIGLDTPIGGYLPKLVPATVGRQVTVRMLLNHTSGIADYDTELAATAQDLVKLGRTTYRPEQLARIGLNAAPTNAPGAAFSYSNTNYVLAGLIVERVAGHSYRAEISRRVLRPLGLRDTYFEGANPLIRGPHMHAYVPWTYGKLRDFTRYNMSWAWGAGEIVSTARDVNTFFRALFTGKVLTAGLLAQMRTTVAPDPGHPDAGGYGLGVFSMRLPCGLFWGHDGGTIGHQTLTLHSPDGRRQLTYAHSMAFYQSSPTVQHPIDAAIAQFVVTALCGPQPATLAKESGAVLRTVDLARPAPRR
- a CDS encoding YcnI family protein — its product is MLRTVLARATVVAGVAAVTTLALAGPASAHVTVNPNSATQGGYTKVAFRVPNEKDTANTTAVEINLPADTPIASVSLKPLPGWSATTVKSKLATPIKKHDTEITEAVTKITWTAADANSQIKPGQFQEFEVSLGPLPATNQIVFKSLQTYSDGDIVRWIDVPAAGQEEPEHPAPVLKLAAGNGDPHAAAAAAPAAATSGHDGEADGTNWLGLAGLGLGLAGLVAGLLAYRRAGQRA
- a CDS encoding PepSY-associated TM helix domain-containing protein, translating into MTLTPDVVDPAPAAPPGRTANAARLSPFGALLLRLHFYAGILVAPFLAVAAVTGLLYTVTPQLDALLYGDKLTVASTSGAVLPLARQIDKARQAHPDGTLASVQPGTGEQTTKVVFALPELGDKQHTVYVDPYTGDVRGTLTTWWGSTPVTTWLDDLHRNLHLGDLGRHYSEFAASWLWVLAVGGLVLWWRRRRNLRRMFTPELSANKGVRRTRGWHAATGAWITVGLLILSATGLTWSRYAGGTFESALDALDAHRPQLATTAPDGGHHGDGGGAAPLDPAQVDTVLAAARRGGLDGPVEITPPEQPGSAWTVAGVDNTWPVGLDRVAVDPATSQVVARSDFADWPLLAQLSKLGVQAHMGVLFGVVNQILLAALAAGLLCVILWGYRMWWQRRPTRAGRRAPVGAAPARGAWQRLPGWTIAAGVPLVVALGWAMPLLGVPLAAFLVADAVAGAVVRRRRPATS